In a genomic window of Actinomycetota bacterium:
- the kdpA gene encoding potassium-transporting ATPase subunit KdpA, protein MTATAWAQFGVLVGALAVAAPLLGRYLARVYGGGKAPGDRIFGPIERAVYRFCGVDPDREQDWKVYAYSLLAFSLVSVLVLYAQLRLQGHLPGNPDHLAGVSPLLSFNTAVSFLTNTNWQNYAGKSTMAQLTQMAGLAFHNFVSAAAGAAVAIALVRGLVRRRTRRLGNFWVDLTRTCTRVLLPMAIVAGLFLVSQGAVQNFRQDTRATTVQGAAQQIPGGPVASQEAIKEIGENGGGPYNANSAHPFENPNGLTDIVEIFLLLLIPFSLPFAFGRMVGDRKQGWVIVATMVALWLGMSLLAMHFETGGSVKLAAAGTSQTATATQPGGNMEGKEVRFGPASCGLFAAATTGTSTGAVNCSHDSMTPLGGGTALLNIMFGEVDPGGTGSGLYGMLIFALLAVFIAGLMVGRTPEYLGKKIQAAEMKLVVVYLLAAPLAILVFAGTAILLKTALGSLTNAGPHGLTEMVYGYTSMANNNGSAFAGLNGATDWYNVTGAFAMLIGRFFLMIPVLAIGGSLARKQPVPASTGTFPTGSPQFFGLMLGVVILVVGLTFFPVIALGPLVEHLAGHF, encoded by the coding sequence GTGACCGCGACCGCCTGGGCCCAGTTCGGCGTCCTCGTCGGGGCGCTGGCCGTGGCCGCCCCGCTGCTCGGGCGCTACCTCGCCCGGGTCTACGGGGGCGGGAAGGCGCCCGGGGACCGGATCTTCGGCCCCATCGAGCGGGCGGTCTACCGGTTCTGCGGCGTCGACCCCGACCGGGAGCAGGACTGGAAGGTCTACGCCTACTCGCTGCTGGCCTTCAGCCTGGTGTCGGTCCTCGTCCTGTACGCCCAGCTCCGCCTGCAGGGCCACCTGCCGGGCAACCCGGACCACCTCGCCGGGGTCAGCCCGTTGCTGTCGTTCAACACCGCGGTCAGCTTCCTCACCAACACCAACTGGCAGAACTACGCCGGCAAGTCGACGATGGCCCAGCTCACCCAGATGGCTGGGCTGGCCTTCCACAACTTCGTCTCGGCGGCCGCCGGGGCGGCGGTCGCCATCGCCCTGGTGCGGGGGCTGGTACGGCGGCGCACCCGCCGGCTGGGCAACTTCTGGGTCGACCTCACCCGGACCTGCACCCGGGTGCTGTTGCCGATGGCCATCGTCGCCGGGCTGTTCCTCGTGAGCCAGGGGGCGGTGCAGAACTTCCGCCAGGACACCCGGGCCACCACGGTGCAGGGCGCCGCCCAGCAGATCCCCGGCGGTCCGGTGGCCAGCCAGGAGGCCATCAAGGAGATCGGGGAGAACGGCGGCGGGCCGTACAACGCCAACTCGGCCCACCCCTTCGAGAACCCCAACGGCCTGACCGACATCGTCGAGATCTTCCTCCTCCTGCTGATCCCGTTCTCGCTGCCGTTCGCCTTCGGGCGCATGGTGGGCGACCGCAAACAGGGGTGGGTGATCGTCGCCACCATGGTCGCCCTGTGGCTCGGCATGAGCCTTTTGGCGATGCACTTCGAGACCGGCGGCTCGGTGAAGCTGGCCGCCGCCGGGACCAGCCAGACCGCCACCGCGACCCAGCCGGGCGGGAACATGGAGGGCAAGGAGGTGCGCTTCGGCCCGGCCTCATGCGGGCTGTTCGCCGCCGCGACCACCGGGACCTCGACCGGGGCGGTCAACTGCTCCCACGACTCGATGACCCCGCTCGGAGGGGGCACCGCCCTGCTCAACATCATGTTCGGCGAGGTCGATCCCGGCGGCACGGGCTCGGGCCTCTACGGCATGCTGATCTTCGCTCTGCTGGCGGTGTTCATCGCCGGGCTCATGGTGGGCCGCACCCCCGAGTACCTGGGCAAGAAGATCCAGGCGGCCGAGATGAAGCTGGTCGTCGTCTACCTCCTGGCCGCGCCGCTGGCCATCCTGGTCTTCGCCGGCACCGCCATCCTGCTGAAAACCGCGCTGGGCTCGCTGACCAACGCCGGCCCGCACGGCCTGACCGAGATGGTCTACGGCTACACCTCGATGGCCAACAACAATGGCTCGGCGTTCGCCGGGCTGAACGGCGCCACCGACTGGTACAACGTCACCGGGGCGTTCGCCATGCTGATCGGGCGTTTCTTCCTCATGATCCCGGTCCTGGCCATCGGTGGGTCACTGGCCCGCAAGCAGCCTGTCCCCGCCTCCACCGGCACCTTCCCCACCGGCAGCCCGCAGTTCTTCGGCCTGATGCTGGGCGTCGTGATCCTGGTGGTGGGCCTCACCTTCTTCCCGGTCATCGCCCTGGGCCCGCTGGTCGAGCACCTGGCGGGCCACTTCTAG
- a CDS encoding PQQ-binding-like beta-propeller repeat protein yields the protein MLRRTMLRPLALIAGWAVVLGLLAGAPARAATPTVLTQRWSQSLGSAPDQWSSPVIANLTGGGNAVVVGSENGNVYAFDGSGNALAGWPVHIANAVDSSPAVGDLDGNGQQEVVVGMGSLNVSGQGGLAVINANGQVRCTYLTQTVAGTSAVFNAPAIGDVVGNGRNQIVFGSFDHNVYVLDNNCHVLASYNNADTIWSAPALYDAQHSGQDDIFIGGDSSAGGGGTYHNGGLYRALAYRGGTLVELWERSSQEDFQGGSSIGAIDGSGRMAVVTGSGAYWCRHFNQCSDSSKVWAFYLDNGADVPGWPKATTYNTFLSAPSLSDLDGDGRADVVIGSVNYVNDNPTGGAVDAFLSSTGYTRETWISPVEVEGSPVEGNFTGAGPQVAVDGEILDKNLNPVATFNGANKTAVAVGQLGSGPALVTAKPGSLIAYNLPGLSGASWPMFQQNPQRSGTSQSAVFTISCNAGYRLGAADGGIFNYGDASFDGSAGGIHLNSPVVGMAGAPPATGGNGYWLVARDGGIFNYGVAGFHGSAGGIHLNQPVVGMASTASGGGYWLAASDGGIFNYGAPFDGSAGGIHLNSPVVGIASTPSATATPGGNGYWMVAKDGGIFNYGVAGFHGSAGGIHLNSPIVGMAATPDGGGYWLVAADGGIFNYGDAGFHGSAGGIHLNSPIVGMAATPGGGGYWLVAADGGIFSYGDAQFCGSAGSIRLNSPIVGMAAG from the coding sequence ATGCTGCGTAGGACGATGCTTCGGCCGTTGGCCCTGATTGCCGGGTGGGCTGTGGTGCTGGGCCTCCTGGCCGGGGCTCCGGCCCGGGCGGCCACGCCGACGGTGCTGACGCAACGCTGGTCCCAGTCCCTGGGCTCGGCGCCGGACCAGTGGTCCTCCCCGGTCATCGCCAACCTCACCGGGGGCGGGAACGCGGTCGTGGTCGGCAGCGAGAACGGCAACGTGTACGCCTTCGACGGCTCGGGCAACGCCCTGGCCGGGTGGCCGGTGCACATTGCCAACGCCGTCGACTCGAGCCCGGCGGTCGGAGACCTCGACGGCAACGGCCAGCAGGAGGTCGTCGTCGGCATGGGGTCGCTCAACGTCTCTGGGCAGGGTGGCCTGGCGGTCATCAACGCCAACGGTCAGGTGCGCTGCACGTACCTGACCCAGACGGTCGCCGGCACCTCGGCGGTGTTCAACGCCCCGGCCATCGGCGACGTGGTGGGCAACGGCCGCAACCAGATCGTGTTCGGCTCCTTCGACCACAACGTCTATGTGCTGGACAACAACTGCCACGTGCTGGCGTCCTACAACAACGCCGACACCATCTGGTCGGCGCCCGCCCTGTACGACGCCCAGCACTCCGGCCAGGACGACATCTTCATCGGCGGCGACTCCAGCGCCGGGGGCGGGGGCACGTACCACAACGGCGGCCTCTACCGGGCGCTCGCCTACCGGGGCGGCACGCTGGTGGAGCTGTGGGAGCGTTCCAGCCAGGAGGACTTCCAGGGCGGTTCCTCCATCGGCGCGATTGACGGCAGCGGCCGCATGGCGGTCGTGACCGGGTCAGGCGCCTACTGGTGCCGGCATTTCAACCAGTGCTCGGACTCGTCCAAGGTCTGGGCGTTCTACCTCGACAATGGCGCCGACGTCCCCGGTTGGCCGAAGGCGACCACCTACAACACGTTCCTCTCGGCTCCCTCCCTGTCGGACCTCGACGGCGACGGGCGGGCCGACGTCGTCATCGGCTCGGTCAACTACGTCAACGACAACCCCACCGGCGGCGCGGTCGACGCCTTCCTGAGCTCGACGGGCTACACCCGGGAGACCTGGATATCCCCGGTCGAGGTCGAGGGCTCGCCCGTGGAGGGCAACTTCACCGGCGCCGGGCCTCAGGTGGCCGTCGATGGGGAGATCCTCGACAAGAACCTGAACCCGGTAGCCACCTTCAACGGTGCCAACAAGACGGCGGTCGCCGTGGGCCAGCTGGGGTCCGGTCCCGCCCTGGTGACGGCGAAACCCGGCTCCCTGATTGCCTACAACCTGCCCGGGCTGTCCGGCGCGTCCTGGCCGATGTTCCAGCAGAATCCGCAACGGAGCGGCACCAGCCAGTCGGCGGTCTTCACGATCTCGTGCAATGCCGGCTACCGCCTGGGGGCGGCCGACGGCGGCATCTTCAACTACGGCGACGCCAGCTTCGACGGCTCTGCCGGCGGCATCCACCTGAACTCCCCGGTGGTGGGGATGGCCGGCGCCCCACCAGCAACTGGGGGCAACGGGTACTGGCTGGTGGCCAGGGACGGCGGCATCTTCAACTACGGCGTCGCCGGCTTTCACGGCTCGGCGGGCGGCATCCACCTGAACCAGCCGGTGGTGGGCATGGCCTCCACCGCGTCGGGTGGCGGCTACTGGCTGGCGGCCAGTGACGGCGGAATCTTCAACTACGGCGCACCCTTCGACGGTTCGGCCGGCGGCATCCACCTGAACTCGCCGGTGGTGGGCATCGCCTCGACCCCCTCGGCCACCGCCACCCCGGGCGGCAACGGCTACTGGATGGTGGCCAAGGACGGCGGCATCTTCAACTACGGCGTGGCGGGCTTCCACGGCTCGGCGGGCGGCATCCACCTCAACTCGCCGATCGTGGGCATGGCGGCGACGCCGGATGGTGGCGGCTACTGGCTGGTGGCGGCCGACGGGGGCATCTTCAACTACGGCGATGCCGGCTTCCACGGCTCGGCGGGCGGCATCCACCTGAACTCGCCGATCGTGGGCATGGCGGCGACGCCCGGCGGCGGCGGCTACTGGCTGGTGGCGGCCGACGGCGGCATCTTCAGCTACGGCGACGCCCAGTTCTGCGGGTCGGCCGGCTCCATCCGGCTCAACTCGCCGATCGTCGGCATGGCGGCCGGCTAG
- a CDS encoding nucleotide sugar dehydrogenase yields the protein MSFGRDVVIIGGCGHVGLPLGIALADSNLNVSLYDINQASVDRVNAGVMPFREEGADEMLRRVVDGGLLTATSDGTVVSSAEILILVVGTPVDDHLNPEPLKVLSAVEDLGPSLVDGQLLVLRSTLYPGVTALVEQLVGKLGVDVDVCFCPERIAEGHALTELYELPQIVSGRTARAEERADKLFRHLTDKIVFLSPEEAELAKLFVNTWRYIRFAIANQLYMISNDFGVDFERIRTALKQDYPRAADMPGPGFAAGPCLLKDTMQLAAFNNNNFVLGHASMMINEGLPNYLVTRLERRFDLGQMTVGLLGMAFKAGSDDIRDSLSYKLKRILKIKARQVLCTDPHVTVDPDLTPLDEVLAQADLLVVCAPHREYAGLQPAVPVIDMWNCFGQGVRV from the coding sequence ATGAGCTTTGGGCGAGACGTAGTCATTATCGGAGGGTGCGGGCACGTCGGGCTCCCGCTCGGCATCGCCCTTGCTGACAGCAACCTCAACGTGAGCCTGTATGACATCAACCAGGCCTCCGTGGACCGGGTAAATGCCGGGGTCATGCCCTTCCGCGAGGAGGGCGCCGACGAGATGCTGCGGCGGGTGGTCGACGGGGGGCTGCTCACGGCGACCAGTGACGGGACGGTTGTCTCCAGCGCCGAGATCCTCATCCTGGTGGTCGGGACGCCGGTGGACGACCACCTGAACCCCGAGCCCCTGAAGGTCCTGTCCGCAGTCGAGGACCTGGGTCCTTCCCTGGTCGACGGCCAGTTGCTGGTGCTGCGCAGCACGCTCTACCCGGGCGTGACGGCGCTGGTCGAACAGCTGGTGGGCAAGCTCGGCGTCGATGTGGACGTGTGCTTCTGTCCTGAGCGCATCGCCGAGGGGCACGCCCTCACGGAACTCTACGAACTGCCCCAGATCGTCTCCGGGCGGACAGCGCGGGCCGAAGAGCGGGCGGACAAGCTCTTCCGCCATCTCACCGACAAGATCGTCTTCCTGAGCCCGGAGGAGGCGGAGCTGGCCAAGCTCTTCGTCAACACCTGGCGCTACATCCGCTTTGCCATCGCCAACCAGCTGTACATGATCTCCAACGACTTCGGCGTCGATTTCGAGCGGATCCGCACGGCGCTCAAGCAGGACTACCCCAGGGCGGCCGACATGCCGGGCCCGGGCTTCGCCGCCGGCCCCTGCCTGCTCAAGGACACCATGCAGCTGGCCGCCTTCAACAACAACAACTTCGTCCTCGGCCACGCCTCCATGATGATCAACGAGGGCCTCCCCAACTACCTGGTCACCCGGCTGGAGCGCCGCTTCGATCTGGGGCAGATGACGGTCGGCCTGCTGGGCATGGCGTTCAAAGCCGGGTCGGACGACATCCGGGACAGCCTCAGCTACAAGCTCAAGCGGATCCTCAAGATCAAGGCCCGGCAGGTGCTGTGCACCGACCCCCACGTCACAGTCGACCCCGACCTCACGCCCCTGGACGAGGTGCTGGCTCAGGCCGACCTCCTGGTGGTCTGCGCCCCGCACCGCGAGTACGCCGGACTGCAGCCCGCGGTGCCGGTGATCGACATGTGGAACTGCTTTGGTCAGGGTGTCCGGGTTTGA
- a CDS encoding NAD-dependent epimerase/dehydratase family protein yields the protein MTTVLVTGSAGFIGGYVVEELLAQGYHVNGLDNYSKYGKVEKSYDNHPRYHFVEGDARDVKLVTELLTDCEHFIAGAAMIGGISYFHTYAYDLLAANERIIAASCDAAINVLPAGRLKKMTFVSSSMVYEATDHWPSAEGDERKIPPPLSSYGFQKLAVEYFARAAHQQYALPYTIVRPFNCVGVGEGRALGDVEIPSGNIKLAMSHVVPDLVQKVVKGQDPLHILGDGSQIRHYTYGGDLAKGIVGTLEHPEAMNEDFNLSTAQSTTVLELAEIIWRKIRGDEPMRYVRDTPFEHDVQRRVPDVGKARRVLGFEATTSLETMLDEVIPWIVHAVENGLL from the coding sequence ATGACCACCGTTCTCGTCACCGGTTCGGCCGGCTTCATCGGCGGCTACGTCGTCGAGGAGCTTCTGGCGCAGGGCTACCACGTCAACGGCCTGGACAACTACTCGAAGTACGGCAAGGTGGAGAAGTCCTATGACAACCACCCCCGCTACCACTTCGTGGAGGGCGACGCCCGGGACGTGAAGCTGGTCACCGAGTTGCTGACCGACTGCGAACATTTCATCGCGGGCGCGGCCATGATCGGTGGGATCTCCTACTTCCACACCTACGCCTACGACCTGCTGGCCGCCAACGAGCGGATCATTGCTGCCTCGTGCGATGCCGCCATCAACGTGCTCCCCGCCGGCCGCCTGAAGAAGATGACCTTTGTCAGCTCCTCGATGGTCTACGAGGCGACCGACCACTGGCCCAGTGCCGAGGGTGACGAGCGCAAGATCCCGCCGCCCCTATCCTCCTACGGGTTCCAGAAGCTGGCCGTGGAGTACTTTGCCCGGGCGGCGCACCAGCAGTACGCCCTGCCCTATACGATCGTGCGGCCGTTCAACTGCGTGGGCGTCGGCGAGGGCCGGGCCCTGGGTGACGTGGAGATCCCCAGCGGCAACATCAAGCTCGCCATGAGCCACGTCGTGCCCGACCTGGTGCAGAAGGTGGTGAAGGGCCAGGATCCGCTGCACATCCTGGGCGACGGCAGCCAGATCCGCCACTACACCTACGGCGGCGACCTGGCCAAGGGCATCGTCGGCACCCTCGAGCACCCCGAGGCGATGAACGAGGACTTCAACCTGTCCACGGCGCAGTCCACCACGGTGCTGGAGCTGGCCGAGATCATCTGGCGGAAGATCCGCGGCGACGAGCCGATGCGCTACGTGCGCGACACCCCCTTCGAGCACGACGTCCAACGGAGGGTGCCGGATGTGGGGAAGGCCCGCCGGGTGCTGGGCTTCGAGGCGACCACCAGCCTGGAGACCATGCTGGACGAGGTCATCCCGTGGATCGTGCACGCGGTTGAGAATGGCTTGCTCTGA
- a CDS encoding glycosyltransferase yields the protein MRDAGETLEGKIGMVDFDLRGYPALWAAPRRLTTESAWVEHIPFAFLVVHLTQPRLLVELGTHAGDSYCAFCQAASELTPPTRCYAVDTWEGDSQSGRYGPEVLADLRAHHDDAYGTFSSLIQSTFDEAAQQFEDGSIDLLHIDGFHTYEAVRHDFETWRPKLSTRATVLFHDTNERGGDFGVWRFWSEISNDYPHFEFLHGHGLGVLSVGPDEPSQLTGLRESLHNDPALRQLFFELGHRFSLKQNLIHAGARERADAAERENLHAIIRREHDAVVAKDEAIAVQHAALTEKDRGLEDQRAALQEKDRGLESQREALADRDRQIAHLRDEVATQERLLEEALSASTAYAQREEELVAVRAEATALRAELDLIRGRTSYRVVQRAIREMDRMAPWPTRRRQALLVGVQALRVAGSEGPRGVLKRMARLGAGMPSFSAATRSPRVLPAGLPAGSNLSYNDEYQIWLEHHQLSPADLAAQAEEAVRFAYRPKISIVMPAFNTPPGWLVDAVESVRAQTYSNWELCIVDDGSSDRAMLKTLRRYRGRRGIRIIRSAGNSGISVATDLGVQAASGQFIGFLDHDDELKPNALFEVVRLLNKQRDLDFIYSDEDKRDPDGRLTDVFFKPDWSPELLLTTNYVTHFAVYRATVLNRVGGLRPGYDGSQDHDLALRVTEATDRIAHIPLPLYTWRKVPGSAAASPEAKPWAYQAGARALQDCLRRRGHEGDVTNGLWKGSHRVRYRVQGEPSVAILIPTRDRLDLLRPCVESIQRLSTYRNFELIIIDNESAEEETWEYLASVKGRVIEYPGAFNFAHMMNVAAAEARTDFLLFLNNDTEVISPGWIEAMLEYAHQAEIGAVGARLLYPEGHPQHEGIIMGLGRGTAGNVDHGGYFSLGQSILNVSAVTAACLMTRTSVFEELRGFDEGLRVAFNDVDYCLRTWRAGYRVVYTPYAELFHYESASRGRLHPEADETFFRARWGNPGEIIDPYYNPNLDLMRPFRINIEA from the coding sequence GTGAGGGATGCTGGAGAAACGTTAGAGGGAAAAATTGGTATGGTCGATTTTGATCTCAGAGGCTATCCCGCCTTGTGGGCAGCCCCACGGCGACTGACCACCGAGTCGGCGTGGGTTGAGCACATCCCGTTCGCCTTCTTGGTCGTGCACCTCACCCAGCCGCGGCTCCTCGTCGAACTCGGCACGCATGCCGGCGATTCGTACTGCGCGTTCTGCCAAGCTGCCTCAGAACTCACCCCGCCCACCCGCTGCTACGCAGTCGACACCTGGGAGGGAGATAGCCAATCGGGCCGCTACGGCCCCGAGGTCCTGGCCGACCTACGTGCGCACCACGATGACGCCTATGGCACCTTCTCGTCACTTATCCAAAGCACATTTGATGAGGCAGCCCAGCAGTTTGAGGACGGATCCATCGACCTGCTCCACATCGACGGCTTCCACACCTATGAGGCCGTCCGCCATGATTTCGAGACTTGGCGCCCGAAACTCAGTACGCGCGCCACTGTGTTGTTCCATGACACCAATGAGCGCGGCGGCGACTTTGGGGTGTGGCGTTTCTGGTCCGAGATCTCAAATGACTATCCTCATTTCGAGTTCCTTCATGGTCACGGCCTTGGGGTGTTGTCGGTTGGACCGGATGAGCCCTCGCAACTTACAGGATTGCGAGAATCGCTCCACAACGACCCAGCGTTGCGCCAACTCTTCTTCGAACTCGGGCATCGTTTCTCCCTGAAGCAGAACCTCATTCACGCCGGCGCCCGGGAGCGTGCCGATGCCGCGGAGCGGGAAAATCTTCACGCCATCATTCGTCGAGAGCACGACGCCGTTGTTGCCAAGGACGAAGCGATTGCCGTGCAACATGCTGCTCTGACGGAAAAGGACCGGGGCCTGGAAGACCAGCGGGCTGCGCTCCAGGAGAAAGACCGGGGCCTGGAATCGCAACGCGAGGCGCTCGCCGACCGGGATCGCCAGATCGCTCATCTCCGCGATGAGGTAGCCACCCAGGAACGACTCCTCGAGGAGGCGCTGTCCGCTAGCACGGCATATGCGCAACGGGAAGAAGAGCTTGTTGCAGTGCGCGCCGAGGCGACCGCTCTGCGGGCCGAGCTCGACCTGATTCGCGGCCGGACGAGCTACCGGGTCGTCCAGCGTGCCATCCGTGAAATGGATCGCATGGCACCGTGGCCGACCCGCCGTCGCCAAGCCCTGCTCGTCGGCGTCCAGGCCCTGCGGGTGGCGGGATCCGAGGGTCCTCGCGGCGTGCTCAAGCGCATGGCCCGCTTGGGGGCCGGGATGCCATCGTTCAGCGCGGCAACTCGCTCGCCTCGGGTGCTACCCGCCGGCCTGCCCGCCGGATCCAACCTTTCGTACAACGACGAGTACCAAATCTGGCTCGAGCACCATCAGTTGTCCCCCGCCGACCTGGCCGCCCAAGCCGAGGAAGCCGTTCGTTTCGCGTACCGACCAAAGATCAGCATCGTCATGCCGGCCTTCAACACGCCTCCCGGCTGGCTGGTCGATGCCGTCGAATCGGTGCGCGCGCAGACGTACTCGAACTGGGAACTTTGCATCGTCGACGACGGCTCCTCAGACCGCGCGATGCTGAAGACCCTCCGGCGGTACCGGGGCCGTCGGGGCATTCGGATTATCCGCTCGGCAGGGAACTCGGGCATCTCCGTGGCGACCGACCTCGGGGTTCAGGCAGCCAGCGGTCAGTTCATCGGATTCCTCGACCACGACGACGAACTGAAGCCCAATGCCCTGTTCGAAGTCGTGCGCCTCCTGAACAAACAGCGGGATCTTGATTTCATCTATAGCGATGAGGACAAACGAGATCCAGACGGTCGCCTGACAGATGTATTTTTCAAGCCGGACTGGTCACCGGAGCTTCTCTTGACCACGAATTATGTGACCCATTTTGCGGTTTACCGGGCGACTGTCTTGAACCGGGTGGGTGGGCTGCGGCCCGGCTACGACGGGAGTCAGGATCACGACTTGGCGCTGCGGGTCACTGAAGCCACCGATCGCATAGCCCACATCCCGCTGCCCCTGTACACATGGCGAAAGGTGCCTGGATCGGCTGCAGCGTCGCCCGAAGCGAAGCCTTGGGCCTATCAAGCGGGAGCGCGGGCCTTGCAGGACTGCCTCCGCCGGCGAGGCCATGAGGGCGATGTCACCAATGGACTGTGGAAGGGCAGCCACCGGGTGCGCTACCGGGTCCAGGGCGAACCCAGTGTTGCGATTCTCATCCCGACGCGGGACCGGCTGGACCTCCTCCGCCCATGCGTGGAGAGCATCCAACGGTTATCTACGTACCGGAATTTCGAACTGATCATCATCGACAACGAATCCGCCGAGGAGGAGACTTGGGAGTACCTTGCCTCCGTCAAAGGCCGAGTGATCGAGTACCCCGGCGCCTTCAATTTCGCCCACATGATGAATGTCGCCGCGGCCGAGGCACGCACCGACTTCCTACTGTTCCTCAACAACGACACGGAGGTAATTAGCCCAGGTTGGATCGAGGCGATGCTGGAGTATGCGCACCAGGCTGAGATCGGCGCAGTGGGCGCCCGGCTGCTGTATCCCGAGGGTCATCCCCAGCACGAGGGCATCATCATGGGCCTCGGCCGGGGTACCGCAGGCAACGTCGACCACGGCGGGTACTTCTCGCTCGGGCAGTCGATCCTCAACGTGTCGGCAGTGACGGCAGCGTGCCTGATGACGAGGACCAGCGTCTTCGAGGAATTGAGGGGCTTCGATGAAGGCCTCCGGGTGGCCTTCAACGACGTTGACTACTGCCTTCGGACATGGAGGGCGGGCTATCGGGTCGTGTACACACCGTATGCCGAGCTGTTCCATTACGAGAGCGCGAGCCGGGGCAGGCTTCATCCCGAAGCGGATGAAACCTTCTTTCGGGCTCGATGGGGGAATCCGGGGGAGATCATTGACCCTTACTATAATCCGAATCTAGACCTTATGCGGCCTTTCCGGATCAACATCGAGGCATAG
- a CDS encoding glycosyltransferase, with protein sequence MTAELSIVVPVYNEGASIVGCLDQLLADVASPCEVLVVYDTPEDTTVAPLLGYAARDARVVPTHNTYGRGPANAIRFGMDAASSPVIVVTMSDGSDETSQIDEMAGRVLDGAAVVAASRYMRGGRQVGGPPLKRTISRAAGLSLCWIGRVGTHDATNSFKAYSTEFVRSVGVESDAGFEIGIELVSKAKRLGLRVEEIPTTWTDRAEGASNFKVAKWIPRYLRWYWAALAPRGRGTAAHPRAKERQP encoded by the coding sequence TTGACGGCGGAGCTGTCGATTGTCGTCCCTGTCTACAACGAAGGAGCATCGATCGTCGGCTGCCTGGACCAGCTCTTGGCTGACGTGGCCTCCCCGTGTGAAGTTCTGGTCGTGTACGACACGCCCGAGGACACCACCGTAGCCCCCCTCCTCGGTTACGCCGCCCGCGACGCCCGTGTGGTGCCCACCCACAACACCTACGGGCGCGGACCGGCCAACGCCATCCGCTTCGGGATGGATGCTGCCTCGTCGCCGGTGATTGTCGTGACGATGTCCGATGGCAGCGATGAGACCAGCCAGATCGATGAGATGGCTGGCCGGGTCCTGGACGGCGCCGCCGTGGTTGCCGCCTCCCGGTACATGCGGGGCGGCCGCCAAGTCGGTGGCCCGCCGCTCAAGCGCACCATCTCCCGGGCAGCGGGCCTCAGCCTGTGCTGGATCGGGCGGGTGGGCACCCACGATGCCACCAACTCGTTCAAGGCCTACTCCACCGAGTTCGTGCGCTCGGTGGGCGTCGAGTCGGACGCCGGCTTCGAGATCGGCATCGAGCTGGTGAGCAAGGCGAAGCGCCTCGGGCTCCGGGTGGAGGAGATCCCCACGACTTGGACCGACCGCGCCGAGGGAGCCTCGAACTTCAAGGTTGCGAAATGGATCCCCCGGTACCTGCGCTGGTACTGGGCGGCCCTGGCCCCCCGGGGCCGAGGGACCGCTGCCCACCCCCGAGCGAAGGAGCGACAGCCATGA